Part of the Salinimonas iocasae genome, TGGCATGCCTGAGATAACTGTCAATCCAGTCCATGGCGTCTTCACCTAACGGAACAAGACGCTCTTTATTGCCCTTCCCCGTTACCCGCACCACACCCTGAATGAGACTGACCTGCTCCATGGTCAGGCCGATCAGCTCGCTGACCCGTAGCCCTGTAGCATAAAGTACCTCCAACATGCACCGATCGCGATGTTCAACATCGTCTTCAATGTCCGGCGCATTTAACAATGCCTCTACCTGAGCCTCGCTCAGTGATGACGGGAGTCGCTGGGGTGTTTTTGGATTGCTTAGTACCGATACCGGGTTATCAGGGCGTGTGTGAATGGCAATTAAATAATTAAAAAATGCCCGCATCGCACTCATACATCGCTGCGTGCTGCGTGTAGACAGCCCACTGTCGTGCCGGTGCCACAGGTAGTCCTGTATCATTTCAGTACTTAAACGGCTGATGTCGCAAAAAGACTGCTGCTGACAAAACAGTGCCAGCTTCGTCAAATCGGTCCG contains:
- the xerD gene encoding site-specific tyrosine recombinase XerD, with product MAQAQLTDDNRGLIDNFIQMLWLEKGLSEHTQQSYRTDLTKLALFCQQQSFCDISRLSTEMIQDYLWHRHDSGLSTRSTQRCMSAMRAFFNYLIAIHTRPDNPVSVLSNPKTPQRLPSSLSEAQVEALLNAPDIEDDVEHRDRCMLEVLYATGLRVSELIGLTMEQVSLIQGVVRVTGKGNKERLVPLGEDAMDWIDSYLRHARPSLVKQTSDILFLSRRGQKMTRQTFWHRIKHYAVRAGISEHLSPHTLRHAFATHLLNHGADLRVVQMLLGHSDLSTTQIYTHVATERLQNLIQTHHPRG